Proteins from a genomic interval of Numenius arquata chromosome 18, bNumArq3.hap1.1, whole genome shotgun sequence:
- the SRSF1 gene encoding serine/arginine-rich splicing factor 1, whose translation MSGGGVIRGPAGNNDCRIYVGNLPPDIRTKDIEDVFYKYGAIRDIDLKNRRGGPPFAFVEFEDPRDAEDAVYGRDGYDYDGYRLRVEFPRSGRGTGRGGGGGGGGGAPRGRYGPPSRRSEYRVIVSGLPPSGSWQDLKDHMREAGDVCYADVFRDGTGVVEFVRKEDMTYAVRKLDNTKFRSHEGETAYIRVKVDGPRSPSYGRSRSRSRSRSRSRSRSNSRSRSYSPRRSRGSPRYSPRHSRSRSHISEEMD comes from the exons ATGTCCGGAGGGGGCGTGATCCGCGGCCCAGCCGGCAACAACGACTGCCGCATCTACGTGGGGAACCTGCCCCCCGACATCCGCACCAAGGACATCGAGGACGTCTTCTACAAGTACGGGGCCATCCGCGACATCGACCTCAAGAACCGCCGCGGGGGCCCGCCTTTCGCCTTCGTCGAGTTTGAGGACCCCAG GGACGCGGAGGACGCCGTCTACGGGCGGGACGGCTACGACTACGATGGGTATCGCCTCCGCGTGGAGTTCCCTCGGAGCGGCCGGGGCACCGGCAgaggaggtggcggcggcggaggaggcggaGCCCCCCGGGGCAGGTACGGCCCCCCGTCCCGGCGCTCGGAGTACAGAGTGATCGTCTCGG GGCTGCCTCCAAGTGGAAGTTGGCAGGATTTAAAGGATCACATGCGTGAAGCAGGTGATGTATGTTATGCTGATGTTTTCCGAGATGGCACTGGTGTCGTGGAGTTTGTACGGAAGGAAGATATGACCTACGCTGTGCGAAAACTGGATAACACTAAATTTAGATCTCATGAG GGAGAAACTGCCTACATCCGTGTTAAAGTTGATGGCCCAAGAAGCCCAAGCTATGGAAGATCTCGGTCACGCAGCCGTAGTCGTAGCAGAAGCCGTAGTCGAAGCAACAGCAGAAGCCGCAGTTATTCCCCAAGAAGAAGCAGAGGATCTCCACGCTACTCTCCCCGCCACAGCAGATCCCGATCTC ACATATCTGAAGAGATGGATTAA
- the DYNLL2 gene encoding dynein light chain 2, cytoplasmic isoform X2, producing MSDRKAVIKNADMSEDMQQDAVDCATQAMEKYNIEKDIAAYIKKEFDKKYNPTWHCIVGRNFGSYVTHETKHFIYFYLGQVAILLFKSG from the exons ATGTCTGACAGAAAGGCTGTGATCAAGAATGCGGACATGTCCGAGGACATGCAGCAGGATGCTGTAGACTGTGCTACACAGGCAATGGAGAAGTACAACATAGAAAAGGACATTGCAGCATATATAAAGAAG gaaTTTGACAAGAAATACAACCCAACTTGGCACTGCATTGTTGGCAGAAACTTTGGCAGCTATGTAACACATGAGACAAAGCACTTCATCTATTTTTACTTGGGTCAGGTTGCAATTCTTCTCTTCAAGTCTGGATAG
- the DYNLL2 gene encoding dynein light chain 2, cytoplasmic isoform X1, with the protein MFCLRFTMSDRKAVIKNADMSEDMQQDAVDCATQAMEKYNIEKDIAAYIKKEFDKKYNPTWHCIVGRNFGSYVTHETKHFIYFYLGQVAILLFKSG; encoded by the exons ATGTTTTGCCTTAGGTTCACGATGTCTGACAGAAAGGCTGTGATCAAGAATGCGGACATGTCCGAGGACATGCAGCAGGATGCTGTAGACTGTGCTACACAGGCAATGGAGAAGTACAACATAGAAAAGGACATTGCAGCATATATAAAGAAG gaaTTTGACAAGAAATACAACCCAACTTGGCACTGCATTGTTGGCAGAAACTTTGGCAGCTATGTAACACATGAGACAAAGCACTTCATCTATTTTTACTTGGGTCAGGTTGCAATTCTTCTCTTCAAGTCTGGATAG